One part of the Coturnix japonica isolate 7356 chromosome 24, Coturnix japonica 2.1, whole genome shotgun sequence genome encodes these proteins:
- the POU2F3 gene encoding POU domain, class 2, transcription factor 3 isoform X1, whose amino-acid sequence MSSDAADSTDTRHEPDQVEPGSEQNGLDFNRQIKTEDLSDSLQSTIPPRSGHLVQGSSMMPGSQIAGDMSSLHTLQQLVLLPGHMQSVPQFLLSQSQAGQQALQPNILSFPQQQGSLLLSQPGPSLASQAVGRSGLPGSSVEPHLDVPQHLQVAKHLTPSGASEEPSDLEELEKFAKTFKQRRIKLGFTQGDVGLAMGKLYGNDFSQTTISRFEALNLSFKNMCKLKPLLEKWLSDAESAPLDSSMSTPSSYPSVNEMFGRKRKKRTSIETNIRSTLEKRFQDNPKPSSEEISLIAEQLSMEKEVVRVWFCNRRQKEKRISCPMPSPIKSPIYNSRLVSTSGSLGPLSVNPVHSTMPGTGNSSRPSSPGSALHASSPSTAQSNSKAAMNSSGFNSSGSWYRWNQPTYLH is encoded by the exons ATTAAAACTGAAGACCTCAGTGACTCCTTGCAATCTACAATCCCCCCCAGGTCAGGACACCTTGTACAGGGATCCTCAATGATGCCTGGAAGCCAGATAGCAGGG GACATGAGCTCTCTCCACACCCTGCAGCAGCTCGTGTTGCTTCCCGGCCACATGCAGTCCGTCCCCCAGTTTCTCCTCTCCCAGTCCCAGGCAGGGCAGCAAG ccTTGCAGCCCAacatcctttccttcccccagcagcagggcagccttctcctctcccagccAGGACCCAGCCTGGCATCACAG GCCGTGGGCCGCTCTGGGCTCCCTGGCTCATCTGTTGAACCCCACCTGGATGTACCCCAGCACCTGCAAGTGGCCAAACACCTCACTCCATCCGGAGCATCCGAGGAGCCCAGCGACCTGGAGGAGCTTGAGAAGTTCGCTAAGACTTTCAAACAAAGGCGGATCAAATTGGGGTTCACACAG GGCGATGTTGGGCTTGCCATGGGGAAGCTCTATGGCAATGACTTCAGCCAAACCACCATCTCCCGCTTCGAGGCTCTCAACCTCAGCTTTAAGAACATGTGCAAGCTCAAACCTCTGCTGGAGAAGTGGCTGAGTGACGCGG AATCTGCTCCTTTGGATTCCTCCATGAGCACTCCCAGCTCCTACCCCTCCGTGAACGAGATGTTCGGACGGAAAAGGAAGAAGCGAACCAGCATTGAGACCAACATTCGCTCCACGCTGGAGAAAAGATTCCAAGAT AACCCCAAGCCCAGCTCAGAGGAGATCTCCTTGatagcagagcagctctccatGGAAAAAGAGGTGGTTCGGGTCTGGTTCTGCAACCGGCGCCAGAAGGAAAAACGGATCAGTTGCCCCATGCCATCCCCCATCAAATCACCCATCTACAACTCCAGACTG GTCTCTACCTCAGGGTCCTTGGGGCCCCTCTCTGTCAACCCGGTGCACAGCACCATGCCTGGGACAG GGAACTCCAGCAGGCCCTCATCCCCTGGCAGTGCCCTCCAcgccagcagccccagcacagcccagagcaaCTCTAAAGCTGCCATGAACTCATCCGGTTTCAACTCTTCAGG ATCTTGGTACCGATGGAACCAACCTACCTACCTCCACTGA